The following nucleotide sequence is from Mytilus edulis chromosome 13, xbMytEdul2.2, whole genome shotgun sequence.
ATTAAAACCtcgtatataaatatagatagatTAAATACATTATCCgtgtatttttgaagataaaatcAATGACGGCCGTTGACTTTCCAACTATATAGATAGGATATAAATGGGAAACAAATTTTAATGACCAGATGTGGATTTTAGTTAATCATTCGGGGTGAAATTTTAATCATATGatattaattaattataagtGGTTCAAATGATTTGGAAAGCAATACTACCGAATATTTACGGTTTATATAGATAAGtaatctaaaaattaaaaataattatttgatgTCACAGACGATATTTTTATAGTTGTTGTCCGTTAATTAAAACCAGACAAAACACTGTACAcctgtaaacatgttattgaaagaaagtgtatAAAGATAGTTACTGATTTTTTAATCACCAGATGTGCTTTATCTCTTCATCTAATTATTTGAGGTGTCATTTTAATCAGGGCCATATGATATTAATTAAGTGGTTGAAAGAAATAGAAAAGCAATACTTCTGAATGTTTCACGATTGTCATGTTAATAAGATAAGTAATCCAAAAActagaaataaaaagataaatattttatgtattgatatcaaacatTTGAATCCAATTATCTTTACACGTGCATCTACTTATAGAACCGCCTACTGGATTGAGTGACATTTTATCTGAATAATAGAAATAGGATATCTTGGAGAATTCTTACAGTTGTTATAAGCATGTATAAGCAGTAACTATTTTAAGAGGAAGAATATTCTTTAGAGAATTATCACAGACTTATTATCTAGGTGTTGGGTAAGCGTTTAGCAAAGAAAAATTGCGCGTCCGTTTTGGAGGGTATACCGTCTACTTTTAAGGGTGTGACGTAACGTCCACCTTGAAGGGTAGCTTGGTCCAATATTTAGGTATAGCGCCCAAGCCTAAGCCCAACTATAACCTCTGCACTCAAATAAGGATGTCCGTGCTGAGGCCCAAATATAGCGTGAGTGTACGCGCGCAGGTCTAACTATAACGTCTCGCGTCCCGATTTCAGGTCCAAATATGGAGTTGGTGTCCCGATGTCCGCGTGAAGGCCCAAATATAGTGTTCGCGTCCGCGCTCAGGTCCAACTATAGCGCTCGCGTCCGCGCGAAGGACCAAATATAGTGTTCGCGTCCGCGCTCAGGTCCAACTATAGCGCTCGCGTCCGCGCGAAGGCCAAAATATGGTGTCGGCCTGTGAGTCATACCCTTAGATTTCAGAGTCAACTACGGTGTCCACGCTAAGGCCCAAATATAGCGTCAGCGCGTCTCGCGTCCGAGGTTTGGGGGTCATACTCCCCCCACTATACTACTATCAAGGAAAAAACCCCATACCATATATTAAACCATAAAATACCCGACATAAAAAACGTGAATTAATTCAAATGGGAAAATAACTATatgattaatttaaaaatttgaaaaaacaagTATGGTAGGCTATTGACTTTAAACAAAGACATGTATACAAATGAGAGCGCTCAATCCTCTCATTATTCCAAGTCATTAGTGTAATAGTATAAcataacaaaactttaaaaatcagtggCAAAAGACTAAACTAAGTCGATTGCTACTTCCTTTTAAACTTCATCAGACTTTCAACGAATTGTGATGCGCATTCTTTTCAACTTAAGATGAAATGATAATGTTAGAAATATTGACATTGTGCTCAATGTTTTGTTCCCGTTTTAATAACAGGACACCAAAACACTTTCCGCGTGACATTTCGATTATAATGTCTCATTAGcttcaaagaaaattaaaaaaaaaacgtgaaatagaTAGATCTGTATTGGGTGTTGtgttcagcattttttttttatacctttggACAGAACACACAGCTGTGAATCCATACAAAATTGTAGCTATTTTAATTGTCAGAAAATACTTTTAGTTAAAGCATAAATacattttaactatataaatattcTCATCTTTTCAATACTATTTTAAAGGTATCTACATCAAACGAAAGTCAAGGGGTCATGAATCCAATATTATGAAAGAATGGATATTTTAATTGGAACTGTAACATTAGTATTTACTGTACAGATGACATCTCCCAGTGGGTTAGAATGTCAGGTGGAACTTAAACCATACAATTTACAACCACTCTACAGTCTTAATTCGAAAACCGTTGAAACTATTGGACGCCAAATACAAATTCGGTCAGCTTATGATTGTCGCTTGAATTCAGCGGATATTATTAACGATTATAACTTTCCGAATGAAAGCTTAACAACTGCTATTTTTAGATTTATTTGCGACGAAtatattgagatttttttttatcagttagaAAACGCACTATATCGTTCTAATTTAATAAGCTACGTTTATCTAGACAAATGCGGTTTTGATCCAGAGGAGATTGATTTGTTCTTTTTGGTAACTTACGCTCGTGTTTTTGTAATATTGACTGCTAATTTTACGTCTTTTGAAGCTACACCTTAAAGATCATCGTGTGAAGGATACAAAAATATTCTAGCCCTAGGTATAATCTCTTTACACAATGATATAATGAGTTTTATGCAGTATATGTTCAATTGTAACAATGAAACATTCAACGTAAACGAGATTTTGTTAGGTCAGTGTATTGGAACTATTAATCAACAAACGCTTCGCAAAATATTTCCCGAACTACAGACATTAGAGGTACTGAATTGTGATATAACAAACACAGTGGAATTTCCGTGGTCGATACGTGATGCTTTTCTCCCATATAACTTATCAAGGTCTGAGTATCTACATCATCATATTAGTACTTCCTACCATCTTAACATTCCATACAACATGTTTCGGAGGCAGCTATCGTTAACTAATAATGGACTTACGACAGGAAGGAACATACAATTAAGTCGTAGGTTGCACTTCTTCAGAATTTCCAAAAACAACATTTCcttttttgatgaaaatatttttgaaaatgttaaagGACTACAAGTTATCATATTAACTGAACTTGGATTACAAGAAATAAGGGAACAAACTTTTTCAAGACAAACTGAATTACTGTACCTTGATCTTAGTAAAAATAAACTTAGTGATTTACCGCCTGGAGTGTTTAGTCGGTTATCAAGCCTTACATTTCTACGTTTATCACATAACTGTTTAAGCGTGTTACCGAAACAATTTCTCTTTTACCTTAATAAACTGATTTCTTTAGATCTGGGATATAATAAAATACTTGCAATTGGTATCGAAGTTCTACCTGTGAACAGTGTAGCATTGCAAAGAATCATTTTGGATAACAATCCAATTATAGAATTCCCGATTATATTACTGTATATAAGAGGCTTAGGAACAATTGATctttcttttacaaatatatcttttcaaaatatgaattttCTTGAAAACATTGATAAGGCTGCACTAGTAAGAAGTGTTGAGCAATCCAGTAGCTCGATGGAGAAAAACTATTTACAAACAAGAATCAATTGGAGAAAAATTAACCTACTGCAAACTAATGTTACTGGGTTCTTTATTACAAATAATACAAGCTCACATGCCAAAGATGTGTTGTTGATAATATTGAAGCATTACAAATTCGAATTTACAATGAAATCTTTTAAATGTTATTCTGATATAATGCCGTTTAATGAATTTATGCAAAATTTGTATGACAGTGGAGTTTGGAAAGGAGATGAATATTTCTACAACGATTGGATATGCAAATTACCATCACAACTCAAAGAAAGAAAAGTACTTACACTCAAAGCAGAAGAGACCTATTCAATACTCAGTTTTTATGAATGCCCAAATTTATGTGAGTGTTATATTCGTGAGGCATTTAATGTTACCATAGTAAATTGCaggcataaaaaacttgaaaGGCTCCCGAAAAGAATGCCGACTGGAATGTTGGATCTATGGTTAGAAAATAATAACATTTCAAAACTAACCGTACGGAAATATTTAGGAAATATACGACAACTTATTATGTCAAACAATCAGTTAGTTAAAATTGAGTCAGAAGTTTTCACTAAAATGattaatttgaaaatgttgaaaCTTGACAATAATCTTTTGATTCGCATCCCAGAAAGGATAAACGAACTAAAAATAGATAACGTAAACTTGGAAAACAATCCATTTGCTTGTGACTGTCATGCTTTGTGGTTTAAAAAATGGCTTAAAAGGAATAGCTATATAATTGACAACTTACGTGAAGTAACTTGTTTCAATGAAAACCACCAGGAGGCGCAACAAATAGTTAACTTCAAAGATTACaaatttgtttgtaaagaagGAACAATATATAAATCATATGTAACTCCCGTTGTTGTTGGAACCGCATTGCTAATTATTGTAGGCATTATAGCGATTATAGTAATGTACTTTAGAGAAGAGATCAAAGTTCTCCTCTACGTAACTTTTGAACTTCACCCTTTTGATCGACGGAAGTGTGATCTAAGAGAAAAGATAGACCTTGCAATAATTCACTCTAAAGACTCAGAGGAATTTGTGGAAGAAAAACTGGTATTGCCCCTTAAACGAATGCAATTCGTTATTTGTAGTGTTGCACACGATTTTATTGCTGGTAATTCTTTGCAGGAAAATGTGTCTTCAGTAGTATTGCAAAGCAAACATGTTCTGCTTATATTATCCGATGATATGATGTCAAATACAGTATTAATGGATTATACATGGGCAGAgtgtcaaaataaaattaaagtaagCAGAGCTAATTTTCTGATGGTAACAAACGTTACAAAAATGACTGAATTTCCGGCATTGAATAAGGATATTCAAAAGCATTTAAAACTGCATAACCATTTAAATTGCACAAGTGCattatttttaagtaaaataaaatatatattaagatcATATCCAAAGAATACGCTTGGAACTAGTCCAGATAACCTGATGGTTGATGGTCCCTCAAAATTGGTTTCGTTTAATAGGGAGCTAATAACAAACGATAGTGAACATGATTTATTCTTTTGTTATTCAAGCGATGAACGTGATTACTGCCAAAACAACTTAATACCACGACTAGAAAGAGAATCGTACAGAATTTGTACTCCGGATAGTCATTTTCATCCTGGTGTTTGTATATTGACAAATATTGGGCTCGCTGTCGAGTCCTCGTCACATACAATTTTTGTTACTTCTAGTTTTAATTCATTCGATGATTTGCAATTGTTTGTATTTCAAAGGGCAATAGAAAAGACACGTCTTCAAAAGTATAACCATTTAATAGTAGTATTTATGCGAATGGATGCAAGTGGAACGGAAGACAGAGATGTTAAAGATTATCTTAATTCTTATGCATACCTAGAGGTTAGAGACCGATATTTTTTCTCAAGATTGAAACGTGCGTTAAGGCCACAACTAAACGTTGACTTATCGGATATACATATTGTTAGTACACAAATGTAGCATGGGTGTAATCAAATTATGTCGTTAAAAGATTGTAACATGTAATTTTCAGCGTAAATGTAGATAGTACTGGCTATTAGTCAGGAAACAGTAGCTCTATGTTTGTTTGATAGAATAGTTCTGTAGATtctaaaaatatttgtaattgtttAATTCTGCCTTTGTactgttttaaaatgaaaaaatacaagaTACATTCATATATCAAAGGCGTATTATCTATTCATTTTGCATTTTTCCTTTAAAGTGTGTTAGTGAATTTAATGTGTTGTTACTTATATGTGTCAGCTATGTTAACGTCAGTACTAAGAATCTATAATTCAAGACCATTATGTAGCATTTGTTAACTTGAAATGGAATTGTCATCATCTTCTGATGAACTttaaaaaaggacgagacgttctttaaTATAACACTGGTTCATCAACTGTTTGCTAAGACACTGGTatcgttttacaaagtctgagtagcagctgcaagcgtTCAAATACCAAATGCGTTTAGAAATACATATCATATATGCAGGCAATGTTGGGATATTGCTTCTAGCGTAGTATGTGgatgtgtgtgtggggggggggggggtaagggGGGGGGTCTCAATCATATCATAATAGtcatttgtcatagattctggtttTGAGATGACCATAATaaaatgtatgtcaaattcgaggcaTACCATTGAAAAATGAGGCAAAAGAAGCCGTGTCGGTTTTTAGTTTGGTTCGAAAATgacagaacatcatcaatataaaaTTGCGAATGGAAATTATTAATATATCTAACATCGACACGACTACACttgtaataaaagagggacgaaagataccaaagggacagtccaactcataaatcgaaagtaaactgacaacgccatggctaaaaatgaaaaagacaaacagacaaacaatagtacacatgacacaacatagaaaactaaagaataaacaacacgaaacccaccaaaaactaggggtgatttcaggtgctccggaagggtaagcagatcctgttccacatgtggaacccgtcgtgttgcttatgtgataacaaatccggtaaatagtctaatttggtaggtcacattcatgaaagggaaggggattttagttacgacgtaaggaacatatcaaatatcatttgtgaaacagttattccataacggtcaaccaactcgtgatggcgtccgtaaaatttacgaagggatgatttcaacttcaccatttggaactcttggttaatagcttccttgtgagcagcaaccctctttcaagaaaatcatgataggaaatgcaaacacgggaatatcgtatcaattgggagatatataccccgtatgcaggtgttgAGCACCCCAGGTTTcgatgggttcgtgttgctaaatatttagttttctttgttgtgtcctgtttgttattatttgtctgtttgtcttttacttttacagccgtggcgttgtcagttgttttcgatttatgagtttgactatccttctggtatctttcgtccctctttcaaagagacaacaaccctaccgaAGAACAGTTAATaaccgaaggtcaccaatgggtctccaatgcagtgagaaaatccCACACATGCCGGTGGGCCTC
It contains:
- the LOC139500885 gene encoding protein toll-like; translated protein: MSFMQYMFNCNNETFNVNEILLGQCIGTINQQTLRKIFPELQTLEVLNCDITNTVEFPWSIRDAFLPYNLSRSEYLHHHISTSYHLNIPYNMFRRQLSLTNNGLTTGRNIQLSRRLHFFRISKNNISFFDENIFENVKGLQVIILTELGLQEIREQTFSRQTELLYLDLSKNKLSDLPPGVFSRLSSLTFLRLSHNCLSVLPKQFLFYLNKLISLDLGYNKILAIGIEVLPVNSVALQRIILDNNPIIEFPIILLYIRGLGTIDLSFTNISFQNMNFLENIDKAALVRSVEQSSSSMEKNYLQTRINWRKINLLQTNVTGFFITNNTSSHAKDVLLIILKHYKFEFTMKSFKCYSDIMPFNEFMQNLYDSGVWKGDEYFYNDWICKLPSQLKERKVLTLKAEETYSILSFYECPNLCECYIREAFNVTIVNCRHKKLERLPKRMPTGMLDLWLENNNISKLTVRKYLGNIRQLIMSNNQLVKIESEVFTKMINLKMLKLDNNLLIRIPERINELKIDNVNLENNPFACDCHALWFKKWLKRNSYIIDNLREVTCFNENHQEAQQIVNFKDYKFVCKEGTIYKSYVTPVVVGTALLIIVGIIAIIVMYFREEIKVLLYVTFELHPFDRRKCDLREKIDLAIIHSKDSEEFVEEKLVLPLKRMQFVICSVAHDFIAGNSLQENVSSVVLQSKHVLLILSDDMMSNTVLMDYTWAECQNKIKVSRANFLMVTNVTKMTEFPALNKDIQKHLKLHNHLNCTSALFLSKIKYILRSYPKNTLGTSPDNLMVDGPSKLVSFNRELITNDSEHDLFFCYSSDERDYCQNNLIPRLERESYRICTPDSHFHPGVCILTNIGLAVESSSHTIFVTSSFNSFDDLQLFVFQRAIEKTRLQKYNHLIVVFMRMDASGTEDRDVKDYLNSYAYLEVRDRYFFSRLKRALRPQLNVDLSDIHIVSTQM